One region of Hoeflea sp. 108 genomic DNA includes:
- a CDS encoding ABC transporter permease, which yields MTEQHAADLEHDREPEEDFEDEFEGQPQPRLRRKTAPIVPSQNIAGRALVLVIAIMTFLSCLTLGAVTLVRDTASVWENQISREATIQIKPVDGLDMEAALETAARIASEFPGVRGTKIVDRDATARLLEPWLGKGLNIDELPVPRLVIVTIDENSPPDFQAMRDAITPKVATATLDDHRTWVDRLVAMARTTVTIGTGVLVLMLAATVLSVVFATRGAMAGNGHIIEVLHFVGAEARFIASEFRRHFLLTGMKGAAAGGLAAVIVFIVFSWWSSRNLATPQADQATALFGNFAIGANGYLGVVLIVALIGALTAATSHVTVVTYLDEIDKHQPDGL from the coding sequence ATGACTGAGCAGCACGCCGCCGATCTCGAACACGATCGGGAGCCAGAGGAAGACTTCGAAGACGAGTTCGAAGGGCAACCGCAGCCGCGCTTGCGGCGCAAGACCGCCCCCATCGTGCCGTCGCAGAACATTGCCGGGCGCGCGCTGGTTCTGGTCATCGCCATCATGACCTTCCTGTCCTGCCTGACGCTGGGCGCGGTCACGCTGGTGCGTGACACCGCATCTGTGTGGGAAAACCAGATCTCCCGCGAAGCGACGATCCAGATCAAGCCGGTTGACGGCCTCGACATGGAGGCGGCACTCGAGACCGCCGCGCGCATCGCCAGCGAATTCCCCGGCGTGCGCGGCACCAAGATCGTCGACCGCGATGCCACCGCACGCCTGCTCGAGCCGTGGCTGGGCAAGGGGCTGAACATCGACGAACTGCCCGTGCCGCGGCTGGTGATCGTCACCATCGACGAGAACAGCCCGCCCGACTTCCAGGCGATGCGCGACGCGATCACGCCCAAGGTGGCGACGGCGACGCTGGACGACCACCGCACCTGGGTCGACCGGCTGGTGGCGATGGCGCGCACCACCGTGACCATCGGCACCGGCGTGCTGGTGCTGATGCTGGCGGCAACCGTGCTTTCGGTAGTCTTTGCCACCCGCGGCGCCATGGCAGGCAACGGCCATATCATCGAGGTGCTGCATTTCGTCGGCGCAGAAGCACGGTTCATCGCCAGCGAGTTCCGCCGCCACTTCCTGCTGACCGGCATGAAAGGCGCGGCAGCAGGCGGCCTGGCCGCCGTCATTGTCTTCATCGTCTTTTCATGGTGGTCGTCGCGCAACCTGGCGACGCCCCAGGCCGACCAGGCGACAGCGCTGTTCGGCAATTTCGCCATCGGCGCCAACGGCTATCTCGGCGTCGTGCTGATCGTCGCCCTGATCGGCGCGCTGACGGCCGCAACGTCACATGTCACCGTCGTCACCTATCTCGACGAGATAGACAAGCATCAGCCGGACGGGCTTTAG
- a CDS encoding YdcF family protein gives MRRTLFVLLLAAFVFIAGFALFATHVSGLTTPANPAKADAIIVLTGGQSRIDAALNLLKTGKGERLLISGVHPAATRRQLQLATGSDKALFSRVDIDRAALDTIGNAEESAKWVESHDYGRVILVTNNYHMPRSLLEMGRLLRHATLQPYPVVNSKLDDGSWLTKPKAFRVLFTEYNKYLLALARGILPVKPTADGIDVATAD, from the coding sequence TTGCGCCGCACATTGTTCGTCCTTTTGCTTGCGGCTTTTGTCTTCATCGCCGGCTTTGCACTCTTTGCCACCCATGTCAGCGGCCTGACCACGCCAGCCAACCCGGCCAAGGCCGACGCCATCATCGTGCTGACCGGCGGCCAGTCGCGCATTGACGCGGCACTCAACCTTCTCAAGACCGGCAAGGGCGAACGCCTGCTGATCAGCGGCGTCCATCCCGCCGCAACGCGCCGCCAGCTGCAGCTCGCCACCGGAAGCGACAAGGCCCTGTTCAGCCGCGTCGACATCGACAGGGCCGCGCTCGACACCATCGGCAATGCCGAGGAAAGCGCCAAGTGGGTGGAAAGTCACGACTACGGCCGCGTGATCCTGGTCACCAACAACTACCACATGCCCCGCAGCCTGCTGGAAATGGGGCGCCTGCTGCGCCATGCCACGCTGCAGCCCTACCCTGTTGTCAATTCCAAGCTCGACGACGGCAGCTGGCTGACCAAGCCGAAAGCCTTCCGCGTGCTGTTCACCGAATACAACAAATACCTGCTTGCGCTCGCCCGCGGCATCCTGCCGGTGAAGCCGACGGCCGATGGCATTGACGTCGCCACCGCCGATTGA
- a CDS encoding 1-acyl-sn-glycerol-3-phosphate acyltransferase, with protein sequence MLYIRSLAFNFVFYVSLVLQMILWTPYYFLSPRHRAWLVPKFWARSSLWLQEKIAGTRSEVTGVENLPEGSFILAPKHQSFWDAIAFFPYLRDPLYILKRELMWIPLFGWYIAKMNMIPVNRGKRSAALKAVVVATRREMQNDRQLIIYPEGTRRAPGDEPAYKWGIAELYAALNMPVVPVAHVAGLYWPRRKFLRFPGTIKARFLPPIPAGLSREEFMKRLVEDTEAACDAFLIEAATSDNPPPMPPTAVKRLKELGVEVKS encoded by the coding sequence ATGCTCTATATCCGTTCGCTGGCATTCAATTTCGTCTTCTATGTCAGCCTGGTGCTCCAGATGATCCTCTGGACGCCCTACTACTTCCTGTCGCCGCGTCATCGCGCCTGGCTCGTCCCCAAATTCTGGGCGCGCTCGAGCCTGTGGCTGCAGGAGAAGATCGCCGGCACCAGGAGTGAGGTCACGGGCGTCGAGAACCTGCCGGAAGGCTCGTTCATCCTGGCGCCCAAGCACCAGTCCTTCTGGGACGCCATCGCCTTCTTCCCCTACCTGCGCGACCCGCTCTACATCCTCAAGCGCGAGCTGATGTGGATCCCGCTCTTCGGCTGGTACATCGCCAAGATGAACATGATCCCGGTCAATCGCGGCAAGCGTTCGGCGGCCCTCAAGGCTGTGGTCGTTGCGACCCGCAGGGAGATGCAGAACGACCGCCAGCTGATCATCTATCCCGAGGGCACGCGCCGCGCGCCGGGCGACGAGCCGGCCTACAAATGGGGCATCGCCGAGCTTTACGCCGCCCTGAACATGCCTGTGGTTCCGGTTGCCCATGTCGCCGGCCTGTACTGGCCGCGGCGCAAGTTCCTGCGCTTTCCCGGCACCATCAAGGCACGCTTCCTGCCGCCGATCCCGGCGGGCCTGAGCAGGGAAGAATTCATGAAGCGGCTTGTCGAAGACACGGAAGCCGCCTGCGACGCATTCCTGATCGAAGCGGCAACCTCGGACAATCCGCCGCCAATGCCGCCCACCGCCGTCAAGCGGCTCAAGGAGCTGGGCGTAGAGGTCAAAAGCTAG
- a CDS encoding demethoxyubiquinone hydroxylase family protein, with protein sequence MLLPAGTDKVTIQRILKVNHAGERGAINIYGAQIAMARRFFPELLPELEKMRADEILHERIFSDAMPARGAQACRVMKFWSLGGYVLGLVTAALGPQMVWLCTEAVEATVHRHLEEQLRFLRDRDEGLHVAILSIQQEELAHLDLARERRSSKGPPYALAYGAIAAATSLMIWLSTWGDTSWMKRELEASS encoded by the coding sequence ATGCTGCTGCCTGCAGGTACTGACAAGGTTACGATCCAGCGCATCCTCAAGGTCAACCACGCCGGTGAGCGCGGGGCGATCAACATCTATGGCGCGCAGATTGCCATGGCTCGGCGGTTCTTTCCCGAGCTCTTGCCGGAACTTGAGAAGATGCGTGCCGACGAAATCCTTCACGAAAGGATATTCAGCGACGCCATGCCGGCACGCGGCGCGCAAGCGTGCCGCGTCATGAAATTCTGGTCGCTTGGCGGCTATGTGCTGGGGTTGGTGACCGCGGCGCTTGGGCCGCAGATGGTCTGGCTCTGCACGGAAGCTGTCGAGGCCACCGTGCATCGGCATCTCGAAGAGCAGCTTCGTTTCCTGCGAGACCGCGACGAAGGCCTGCACGTGGCGATCCTGTCCATCCAGCAGGAAGAGCTTGCGCATCTGGACCTCGCGCGCGAGCGCAGGTCGTCAAAGGGACCGCCCTACGCCCTGGCCTATGGTGCGATTGCGGCGGCGACCAGTTTGATGATCTGGCTGTCGACCTGGGGCGATACCAGCTGGATGAAGCGCGAGCTTGAGGCCAGCAGCTAG